In Epilithonimonas zeae, a single window of DNA contains:
- the topA gene encoding type I DNA topoisomerase has translation MPKNLVIVESPAKAKTIQKYLGSDFEVKSSFGHIRDLPKKGMGIDLSNFTPDYEVSADKKKLVTELKAAVKKAEMVWLASDEDREGEAIAWHLADELKLKPENRKRIVFHEITKNAILKAIDNPRDIDQNLVNAQQARRVLDRIVGFEMSPVLWKKVKTGLSAGRVQSVAVRLVVEREKEIRSFVPKPSFKVEGTFLNNAKHEIAAKLKKDFEKESEAEKFLELAKTTDFKVLNVETKPGSRTASAPFTTSTLQQEASSRLGYGVTTTMRLAQRLYEEGFITYMRTDSVNLSQEAINGAKTQIISEYGENYSKPRNYTTKSSSAQEAHEAIRPTDFSVKSIGDAQLNKLYQLIYRRTLASQMENAKIEKTVIEIGNSKLPQHFEAQGEVIVFDGFLKAYGIVKTEDDDDESNEKLLPKVAIGEALDYKKITATEKFTRPSARFTEAGLVKKLEELGIGRPSTYAPTIQTIQNREYVDKREIEPQTREIVKMTLGKTGVKKEVLDEKFGGDKNKFVPTDIGEVVNDFLINNFAEILDYGFTARVEEGFDEIANGDQKWKEMMTDFYSKFHPRIEDVEENADRANGERILGVDPKTGKNVHARIGRFGPMIQIGEQDDEEKPTFASLMANQNIATITLEEALELFKLPFDLKEVDGQPVSVGVGRFGPYVKWGETYISVPKGEDPLSIDQNRAEEIINEKKVADAPIANYKGEPVTKGTGRFGPFIKYQSIFINVPKRYNFDNLSQNDINELIDAKLEKEANRYIQHWEAEKISIENARWGPIVKHGKNIYKIPKKKDDSKYEAEDLKGVSLDEVKKWITAQDPKAFAEKKKPAAKKPATKKATTAKKAPAKKK, from the coding sequence ATGCCAAAAAATTTAGTGATCGTCGAATCTCCGGCAAAAGCAAAAACAATTCAGAAATATTTAGGCTCAGATTTCGAGGTTAAGTCCAGCTTTGGGCATATTCGTGATTTGCCTAAAAAAGGAATGGGAATCGACTTGTCGAATTTCACACCGGACTATGAAGTGTCTGCTGATAAGAAGAAATTGGTGACAGAACTAAAAGCTGCAGTTAAAAAAGCAGAAATGGTTTGGCTGGCTTCCGATGAGGACCGCGAAGGAGAAGCGATTGCTTGGCATTTGGCAGATGAGCTAAAACTGAAGCCGGAAAATAGAAAAAGAATTGTTTTCCACGAGATTACTAAAAATGCAATTCTAAAAGCCATCGATAATCCAAGAGATATTGACCAGAATTTGGTTAATGCACAACAGGCTAGAAGAGTTTTGGACAGAATCGTAGGTTTTGAGATGTCGCCAGTGCTTTGGAAAAAAGTAAAAACTGGTTTGTCTGCTGGTAGAGTTCAGTCTGTTGCGGTACGATTGGTTGTAGAAAGAGAAAAGGAAATCAGAAGTTTTGTTCCAAAGCCAAGTTTCAAAGTGGAAGGGACTTTTCTTAACAATGCAAAACATGAGATTGCTGCTAAACTGAAAAAAGATTTTGAGAAAGAATCTGAGGCAGAAAAATTCTTGGAATTAGCAAAAACAACAGATTTCAAAGTTCTGAATGTTGAGACCAAACCTGGATCTCGTACAGCATCTGCTCCGTTTACAACATCTACGTTACAACAGGAAGCTTCTTCCAGATTGGGTTATGGTGTGACGACAACGATGCGTCTGGCACAAAGGCTTTACGAGGAAGGATTCATCACATATATGAGAACGGATTCCGTGAATCTTTCTCAGGAAGCGATCAATGGAGCAAAGACACAAATCATCTCAGAATACGGTGAGAATTATTCCAAGCCGAGAAATTATACTACAAAATCGTCGTCTGCACAGGAAGCGCACGAAGCGATTCGTCCGACAGATTTTTCTGTGAAATCCATTGGTGATGCGCAATTGAACAAATTGTATCAATTGATTTACAGAAGAACTTTGGCGTCGCAAATGGAGAATGCTAAAATCGAGAAAACTGTTATCGAAATTGGGAATTCAAAATTGCCACAACACTTCGAAGCGCAAGGTGAAGTTATTGTTTTTGATGGTTTCCTTAAAGCTTACGGCATTGTAAAAACTGAAGATGATGATGACGAAAGCAACGAAAAACTGTTACCGAAAGTAGCAATTGGCGAAGCTTTAGACTATAAAAAAATAACAGCAACAGAAAAATTCACGAGACCATCAGCTAGATTTACCGAAGCTGGTTTGGTTAAAAAACTGGAAGAATTGGGAATCGGTCGTCCATCGACTTATGCACCGACTATTCAAACCATTCAGAATCGTGAATATGTTGATAAAAGAGAAATAGAACCACAAACGAGAGAAATCGTAAAAATGACTTTGGGCAAAACCGGAGTTAAAAAGGAAGTTCTTGATGAGAAGTTTGGTGGTGATAAAAATAAATTTGTTCCTACGGATATTGGTGAAGTGGTGAATGATTTCCTAATCAATAATTTTGCTGAGATTTTAGATTATGGATTCACGGCCAGAGTAGAAGAGGGCTTTGATGAGATTGCCAACGGTGACCAGAAATGGAAGGAAATGATGACGGATTTCTATTCGAAATTCCATCCAAGGATTGAAGACGTTGAGGAAAATGCAGACCGTGCCAATGGCGAAAGAATCTTAGGTGTTGACCCTAAAACCGGTAAAAACGTTCACGCAAGAATTGGAAGATTTGGACCGATGATTCAGATAGGCGAGCAGGACGATGAGGAGAAACCAACGTTTGCTTCACTGATGGCGAATCAAAATATTGCGACCATCACACTGGAGGAAGCTTTGGAATTGTTCAAGTTACCTTTTGATTTGAAAGAAGTGGATGGTCAGCCCGTTTCTGTGGGGGTTGGTAGATTTGGACCTTATGTGAAATGGGGCGAGACTTACATCAGTGTTCCGAAAGGGGAAGATCCATTATCTATTGACCAAAATAGAGCAGAGGAAATCATCAATGAAAAGAAAGTGGCAGATGCGCCGATTGCTAACTACAAAGGTGAGCCTGTAACCAAAGGAACGGGAAGATTTGGACCTTTTATCAAATATCAAAGTATTTTCATCAACGTTCCGAAACGTTATAACTTCGATAATCTTTCTCAAAACGACATCAATGAATTGATTGATGCCAAACTGGAGAAAGAAGCCAACCGATATATCCAACATTGGGAGGCTGAGAAAATCTCTATCGAAAATGCTAGATGGGGACCTATTGTAAAACACGGCAAAAATATCTACAAAATCCCGAAAAAGAAAGATGACTCTAAATATGAAGCAGAAGACTTGAAAGGTGTTTCTTTGGATGAGGTAAAAAAATGGATCACGGCACAAGACCCGAAAGCTTTTGCTGAAAAGAAAAAACCAGCCGCTAAAAAGCCCGCTACGAAAAAAGCGACAACAGCTAAGAAAGCGCCGGCGAAGAAGAAGTAA
- a CDS encoding EpsG family protein, whose protein sequence is MAFLHPIFTIIFVFLILYSFVEVNRDENSKTPKFIFWTIGVYMIIAIGYRRYVGADYPVYDSMYSQYFPTIEYGQLVDKMLFRQSRIDIEWMYAMLNKWVYATGFPFKEFTLISAIITIGGKLMVFYKDSKYPVFAILLFFIPGYFIADSGHMRQALGMTMCMLSFTFIKDRKVWWFLLCMYVAYGFHKSTIIFLPAYWIATIPMNSNKIFYSILACVILSPFQVYNLFSSFLETLNVQDVSNGYNGYINYEASGSSFMDGQILVFSFLLITYDKVACEKIYYYEYMRNLLVMGVCLYFIMRSNPVFSTRLVGSYLAFASLVITNIIAAMDNKNIKKLAHLFFVVFMIFYYFVFVKYQGDAGRFTPDKYQNFLWFPQ, encoded by the coding sequence ATGGCATTTTTACACCCCATTTTCACCATTATTTTTGTTTTTTTAATTCTTTATAGTTTTGTAGAGGTTAACAGAGACGAGAATTCTAAAACTCCGAAATTTATTTTTTGGACGATTGGTGTATATATGATTATTGCGATTGGTTACAGGCGTTATGTTGGAGCAGACTATCCGGTTTACGATTCGATGTACAGCCAATATTTTCCTACAATTGAATATGGACAATTGGTAGATAAAATGCTGTTCCGACAATCCAGAATAGATATCGAGTGGATGTATGCGATGCTCAATAAGTGGGTATATGCAACAGGTTTTCCTTTCAAAGAATTTACATTGATAAGCGCAATTATAACCATTGGAGGAAAGCTGATGGTTTTCTACAAAGACTCCAAATATCCTGTTTTTGCTATTCTTTTATTTTTTATTCCAGGGTATTTCATTGCAGATAGCGGGCATATGAGACAAGCATTGGGCATGACGATGTGTATGCTCTCATTCACATTTATCAAAGATAGAAAAGTATGGTGGTTCCTTTTATGTATGTACGTTGCATACGGATTTCATAAATCAACCATTATCTTTTTGCCGGCTTATTGGATTGCAACAATTCCAATGAACTCCAATAAGATTTTTTATTCTATTCTTGCCTGTGTAATATTATCGCCTTTTCAAGTATATAATCTATTTTCTTCCTTTTTGGAAACACTTAATGTTCAGGACGTTTCTAATGGGTATAATGGATATATCAATTACGAAGCTTCAGGATCCAGTTTCATGGACGGTCAAATCTTAGTTTTCAGCTTTTTGTTGATTACTTATGATAAAGTTGCCTGTGAGAAAATATATTATTATGAGTATATGCGAAATCTCTTGGTGATGGGTGTCTGTCTTTATTTTATAATGAGAAGTAATCCTGTTTTTTCTACAAGATTGGTGGGCTCATATTTAGCATTTGCATCGCTTGTAATTACTAATATTATTGCGGCTATGGATAATAAAAATATCAAAAAGTTGGCACACCTGTTCTTTGTAGTTTTTATGATATTTTACTATTTTGTATTTGTAAAGTATCAGGGAGATGCTGGACGATTCACACCAGATAAATATCAAAACTTCCTTTGGTTTCCTCAATAA
- a CDS encoding EpsG family protein, with amino-acid sequence MKNNITLLIIFLILGLLIFFNIQVVMDFAGRYIYPLDDAYIHLSMAKNFAEFQTWGITQYEFSSTTSSPLFTFLLAILIKVFGNWEYIPLVANSVAGIGLILIFHRYLKRFSPTTYIIVLSSVVLLMPLHLMIMTGMEHVFHTLAMVLVLLGFQKYLEDKTPRNFSNLALFSIIAVGFRYESLFFIFSICVYLFFLKKDYVISIALGLFAIVPVVVYGWISLDHGSFFLPNSLILKGNTNDGIVGFFTRVAGNAYRGISVLVLILILLIQIFRNVKTHKLKNPQILQHSKNAVPFVVFCGFAIHLLFANFGWLIRYESYLVVIVLFTITPFIDEVFQKNVANNVLKFGTVFILLIALYMRFGTMLEKQPIASKNIFDQQIQLADFLHQYYRNSRVVANDIGAITYFNNIHLLDTYGLGSIEVAKLRKNDHAKFTDNKALQKYVYNAAKNQMFDVALVFDEWVKMPDYFSKVGTLTIQNNYMAGGTTVSFYSVQKENTLRLRNQLIEFSKKTPKDVIIKIVD; translated from the coding sequence ATGAAAAATAACATAACACTTTTAATAATATTTCTAATTCTTGGATTATTGATTTTTTTCAATATTCAGGTGGTTATGGATTTTGCGGGAAGATATATTTATCCCTTGGATGATGCGTACATTCATCTTTCTATGGCGAAGAATTTTGCTGAATTTCAAACCTGGGGAATTACCCAATATGAATTTTCTTCCACAACATCGTCTCCGCTTTTCACATTTTTATTAGCAATTCTGATTAAAGTGTTTGGAAATTGGGAATATATCCCGCTGGTTGCGAATAGTGTTGCAGGAATTGGATTAATTCTGATTTTTCATCGGTATCTGAAACGATTTTCCCCGACAACTTATATCATTGTTTTATCATCTGTAGTTTTATTAATGCCATTGCATCTGATGATAATGACAGGGATGGAACACGTTTTTCATACATTGGCGATGGTTTTGGTTTTACTAGGATTTCAAAAATACCTTGAAGATAAAACCCCGAGAAACTTTTCGAATCTTGCTTTATTTTCTATCATTGCCGTAGGTTTCAGATATGAGAGCTTATTTTTCATTTTCTCTATTTGCGTTTACCTTTTCTTTCTTAAGAAAGATTATGTCATAAGCATTGCTTTAGGACTCTTTGCAATCGTTCCGGTTGTGGTTTACGGATGGATCTCATTGGATCACGGTTCGTTTTTTCTGCCTAATTCTTTAATTTTAAAGGGCAATACGAACGATGGAATTGTCGGATTCTTTACCAGAGTTGCAGGAAATGCTTATCGTGGAATTTCGGTTCTGGTATTGATTTTAATATTATTAATCCAGATTTTCAGAAACGTAAAAACTCATAAACTCAAAAACCCTCAAATTCTCCAACACTCCAAAAATGCTGTTCCTTTTGTTGTGTTTTGTGGATTTGCAATTCATCTTTTGTTCGCCAATTTTGGCTGGCTGATTAGATATGAGTCTTATCTGGTTGTCATTGTTTTATTTACGATTACTCCTTTTATTGATGAGGTTTTTCAGAAAAATGTGGCTAATAACGTTTTAAAATTCGGAACAGTTTTTATTTTATTGATAGCACTTTATATGAGATTCGGAACGATGTTGGAAAAACAGCCGATTGCTTCTAAAAATATATTTGACCAGCAGATTCAACTGGCAGATTTCCTACATCAATATTACAGAAACTCGAGAGTTGTTGCCAACGATATTGGTGCGATTACTTACTTTAATAATATTCATCTTTTGGATACTTACGGTTTGGGAAGTATTGAAGTGGCAAAACTGAGAAAAAATGACCATGCCAAATTTACAGATAACAAAGCTTTGCAAAAGTATGTTTATAATGCCGCAAAAAATCAGATGTTTGATGTGGCTTTGGTTTTTGATGAATGGGTAAAAATGCCGGATTATTTTTCAAAAGTTGGAACTTTGACGATTCAGAATAATTATATGGCTGGCGGAACAACTGTTTCTTTTTATTCTGTGCAGAAAGAAAATACACTTAGACTTAGAAATCAATTGATTGAATTTTCCAAAAAGACACCAAAAGATGTTATTATAAAAATTGTAGATTAG
- a CDS encoding glycosyltransferase family 2 protein encodes MINQENLFKVSIIVPVYNVELYLEKCLLSLVNQTLQEIEILVVNDGSQDQSQKIIDKFQQEYPDRIFGFMKENGGLSDARNFGIDRAKGQYLGFVDSDDYVSEMMFEEMYNLAEKHNAEMAICNLQKVDENGNTTQKLTQLPNFPEKIVLENNLSVFSDISYFACNKLFRRELFQDKRFKKGIHFEDIELIPQLLLQCQTLAFTPNYHYQYLERQDSISKSHTIKGLDILKAVETVSKKFSQSQFSNQLEALKGFQILEGVYTFLAYLAFVKDAGDFDKMSQELDTFIKTNSLKIKDILQYKRFGRNYLLSLPLKKKIYYTLSLLRLKKLVRLLIN; translated from the coding sequence ATGATAAATCAAGAAAATTTGTTTAAAGTTTCGATCATTGTTCCGGTTTATAACGTTGAGTTATATCTGGAAAAATGCTTGTTGTCATTAGTTAATCAAACTTTGCAGGAAATAGAAATTCTTGTCGTGAATGATGGTAGTCAGGATCAGTCTCAAAAGATTATTGATAAATTTCAGCAAGAATATCCGGACAGGATTTTTGGCTTTATGAAAGAAAACGGTGGATTAAGCGATGCACGAAATTTCGGAATAGATCGAGCGAAAGGACAGTATTTAGGCTTTGTTGATAGTGATGATTATGTTTCCGAAATGATGTTTGAAGAGATGTACAATCTTGCTGAAAAACACAACGCCGAAATGGCAATATGTAATCTTCAAAAGGTGGATGAAAATGGAAATACCACTCAAAAATTAACACAACTTCCAAACTTTCCGGAGAAAATTGTTCTGGAAAATAATCTTTCGGTTTTTTCGGATATTTCTTATTTTGCTTGTAATAAGCTTTTCAGGAGAGAATTATTTCAAGATAAAAGATTCAAAAAAGGAATTCATTTCGAAGATATTGAATTGATTCCTCAATTGTTGCTTCAGTGTCAGACCTTAGCATTCACGCCTAATTATCATTATCAATATTTGGAAAGACAGGATTCTATCAGTAAAAGTCATACTATAAAAGGTCTTGACATTTTGAAAGCTGTAGAAACTGTGAGCAAGAAATTTAGTCAAAGTCAATTTTCTAATCAATTGGAAGCTTTGAAAGGATTTCAGATTTTGGAAGGCGTTTATACATTTCTGGCTTATTTGGCTTTCGTAAAAGATGCTGGCGATTTTGATAAAATGTCACAAGAACTGGATACTTTTATCAAAACTAATAGCTTAAAAATTAAAGATATATTGCAATATAAGCGGTTTGGTAGGAATTATCTATTATCTTTGCCCCTGAAGAAAAAAATTTATTACACCCTAAGTCTGTTGAGATTGAAGAAGCTCGTCAGGTTATTGATAAATTAA
- a CDS encoding formimidoylglutamase, translating to MNFEDFIIAPRSFRTEKWQIGNKITSEIKEDSIVLLFVSDYRGANGDAESQDFTGIRREFYKLSQLDFDIPIIDLGDLVSGKTPQDSHYILQEVLSACHYKGAVPVIIGGSNDLAFSLFSALNFHQKDINYTQISNVVSLKQDEEIHESNFLSKILGSKNFSIKNYHHLGYQKHLNEMDSVKLIKEVQFDIIRLAEMMNSTEKTEPYFRKADLVTINCDAIETFAEAFSMNPQVNGLNRREICAYMKEIGLSERLKSVGIFNYNIYSDSQLNHQLLAQMIWYLIEGINIQKSHPKEKTYETFYVLINDEQYAFKREVFSNLWYFGEDENIDNCIPCSRSDFDEAKRGFLGSRFTRN from the coding sequence ATGAACTTCGAAGACTTTATCATTGCGCCAAGATCATTCCGAACCGAGAAGTGGCAAATCGGAAATAAAATAACAAGCGAAATCAAAGAAGATAGTATTGTTTTGCTTTTCGTTTCAGATTATCGTGGTGCGAATGGCGATGCAGAAAGTCAGGATTTTACAGGGATCAGAAGAGAGTTTTACAAATTATCACAACTAGATTTCGATATTCCGATTATTGATTTAGGTGATCTGGTTTCCGGAAAAACGCCTCAGGATTCGCATTATATTCTGCAGGAAGTTTTGTCGGCTTGTCATTACAAAGGCGCGGTTCCCGTAATTATTGGAGGTAGCAACGATTTGGCTTTTTCGCTGTTTTCAGCGCTCAATTTTCATCAGAAAGATATTAATTATACTCAGATTAGCAACGTAGTTTCTTTGAAGCAGGATGAGGAAATCCACGAGTCCAATTTCTTGAGCAAAATCTTAGGATCCAAAAATTTCTCAATAAAAAATTATCATCACTTAGGTTATCAGAAACATCTCAACGAAATGGATTCTGTGAAATTGATTAAAGAAGTTCAGTTCGACATCATCCGTCTAGCGGAGATGATGAATTCTACGGAGAAAACTGAACCTTATTTCCGAAAGGCAGATTTGGTTACAATTAACTGCGATGCGATTGAAACTTTTGCCGAAGCTTTTTCTATGAATCCACAAGTCAATGGACTGAATAGAAGGGAAATTTGTGCTTATATGAAAGAAATTGGTTTGAGCGAGAGACTGAAATCTGTTGGGATTTTCAATTATAATATTTATTCTGATTCTCAACTCAATCATCAGCTTTTGGCACAAATGATTTGGTATTTGATAGAAGGAATCAATATTCAAAAATCACATCCGAAAGAGAAAACTTATGAGACTTTTTATGTTTTGATTAATGATGAGCAATACGCTTTCAAGAGAGAGGTTTTCAGCAATCTTTGGTATTTTGGCGAGGATGAAAATATCGATAATTGTATTCCGTGTTCAAGATCGGATTTTGATGAAGCTAAGAGAGGCTTTTTAGGTTCAAGATTTACAAGAAATTAA
- a CDS encoding glycosyltransferase family 4 protein gives MNNNFETFLESTGISFFYFKLLLGFAFSFLITYVAIPTIIKISRRKNLMDEPGARSSHLRKIPNLGGIAIFFSLGVCAPIFAYELFDRYKFLFASFIILFFVGVMDDIMVLRAYKKLLAQILVSALLVIGSDVRIRNLFGVFGVYEINYYVSVAFSILTFIILINAFNLIDGIDGLAGSYTIATSALFGISFFRLGSHNDPLVILCGILIAASLGFLFYNLSNKRSTKIFMGDTGSMILGFLLSFTGISFIDIFIAKRDDVFYHLQSAPVIAVAILILPIIDTLTVIITRIYHKKSVLSPDKNHIHHKLLNLGLTHRRSTAYIIAYYLFIIIAAYFLRHLNVNQLLLIIVTLGFLGAYIPIFLLRFKKD, from the coding sequence ATGAATAATAATTTCGAAACTTTTTTAGAAAGCACCGGAATATCTTTCTTTTATTTTAAGCTCTTGCTCGGCTTTGCATTCTCGTTTCTCATTACTTACGTTGCAATTCCTACAATCATAAAAATTTCCAGAAGAAAAAATCTGATGGATGAGCCTGGCGCAAGGAGTTCTCACCTGAGAAAAATCCCCAATCTTGGTGGAATTGCCATCTTTTTTTCATTAGGCGTTTGCGCTCCAATCTTCGCATACGAATTATTTGACCGTTATAAATTCTTGTTTGCCTCCTTCATTATTCTGTTTTTTGTTGGTGTAATGGACGATATTATGGTTCTGCGGGCTTATAAAAAGCTGTTGGCTCAAATATTAGTTTCAGCGCTGCTTGTTATAGGTTCTGATGTACGTATCAGAAATCTTTTCGGGGTTTTTGGGGTCTATGAGATTAATTATTATGTGAGTGTTGCCTTCAGTATATTGACATTTATTATTTTGATTAATGCTTTTAACCTGATTGATGGAATAGACGGATTGGCGGGCAGTTATACCATTGCCACAAGTGCCTTGTTTGGGATCAGTTTTTTTAGATTAGGAAGTCACAATGATCCTTTGGTTATTCTTTGCGGTATTTTGATTGCCGCTTCTTTAGGTTTTCTATTTTATAATTTGTCCAATAAAAGAAGTACCAAAATATTTATGGGTGATACAGGTTCCATGATATTGGGCTTTTTGTTGTCGTTCACCGGAATATCTTTTATTGATATTTTTATTGCGAAAAGAGATGACGTCTTTTATCACTTACAATCTGCTCCGGTAATTGCAGTGGCTATTTTGATTTTACCAATTATAGACACGCTTACAGTAATTATTACCAGAATTTATCACAAAAAATCAGTATTATCTCCGGATAAAAATCATATCCATCACAAACTATTGAATCTTGGATTAACTCACCGCAGATCTACTGCTTACATTATTGCTTACTATCTTTTTATAATTATAGCGGCCTATTTTTTAAGACATCTTAATGTAAATCAATTATTACTAATTATTGTAACATTAGGTTTTTTAGGAGCTTATATTCCGATATTTTTGTTACGATTCAAAAAAGATTAA
- a CDS encoding glycoside hydrolase family protein, which translates to MSASRNFSRKDFIQTSALGMAAMFFGSSFTKVLDFSEKPYFNLKPIGRQFSLDGYYIWCSSPIWGDDGKVHLFYSRWKKEKGMGGWLNGSEICRAEADSPFHQFEHKQVILSPRGGGFWDATTCHNPLIKKVDGEWLLFFMGNSNGKTNTKRIGLATSKTLDGDWQRPEQPLLLPGKEGAWDDHCTTNPAFVKGNDGKYWLFYKSWNTYEYETQKGAVRGNRKYGLAKADSPLGPYTQVSENPVIDFSNMPNNAQLEDAFVWQHNGKFHLVARDMGFYNHEFGLHLTSKNGVSWTKPKIAYLDMKSYVTEPTPPKHLKRFGRLERPMLLMSKDGKKPQFLFGATQGGAFETSTTFVFEILNK; encoded by the coding sequence ATGAGCGCATCTAGAAACTTTAGCCGAAAAGATTTTATCCAAACCTCTGCTTTGGGAATGGCTGCGATGTTTTTTGGTTCGTCATTTACCAAGGTACTTGATTTTTCGGAGAAGCCCTATTTCAATTTGAAACCGATTGGGCGGCAGTTTTCTTTGGATGGTTACTACATCTGGTGCAGCTCACCCATCTGGGGAGACGATGGTAAGGTTCATCTTTTCTACTCCCGATGGAAGAAGGAAAAAGGGATGGGCGGTTGGCTGAATGGCTCCGAGATTTGCCGTGCAGAGGCGGATTCGCCGTTTCATCAATTCGAACATAAGCAGGTAATTCTAAGTCCAAGAGGTGGTGGGTTCTGGGATGCGACGACTTGCCATAATCCCTTAATCAAAAAGGTGGATGGCGAGTGGCTGTTGTTTTTTATGGGAAATTCTAATGGGAAAACCAACACCAAAAGGATAGGATTAGCAACGTCCAAAACTCTGGACGGCGATTGGCAAAGACCAGAACAACCTTTGTTGCTTCCAGGAAAAGAAGGCGCTTGGGATGATCATTGTACCACCAATCCTGCTTTTGTAAAAGGGAATGATGGTAAATACTGGCTGTTCTACAAATCCTGGAACACCTACGAGTATGAAACCCAAAAAGGCGCAGTGAGGGGTAACCGAAAGTATGGTTTAGCAAAAGCTGATTCACCTCTGGGACCTTACACCCAAGTCTCCGAAAATCCCGTCATTGACTTTTCGAATATGCCAAACAATGCCCAATTGGAAGATGCTTTTGTCTGGCAACACAATGGAAAGTTCCACCTTGTGGCGCGCGATATGGGATTTTATAACCACGAATTTGGCTTGCATCTAACCTCCAAAAATGGTGTGAGCTGGACAAAGCCAAAAATCGCCTATCTCGATATGAAATCTTATGTCACAGAACCAACGCCTCCAAAACATTTGAAACGATTTGGCAGACTGGAGCGCCCGATGCTTCTGATGAGCAAAGATGGAAAGAAACCTCAGTTTTTATTCGGAGCTACACAAGGCGGAGCGTTTGAAACTTCTACCACTTTTGTGTTTGAGATTTTGAATAAATAG
- a CDS encoding acyltransferase family protein, producing the protein MLNNLTGLRFYTAFWVFLYHFCVYTGGLDNFFVKKGYLGVDIFFVLSGFILTYAYHKSFILEKVTSKKYYNFLVKRFAKIYPLQILTFVIVGALLFVGKYVFHQKDLIIRPDHIVSNLLMIHAWNINDALSWNTHSWSLSDEWFAYLFLFIIAAFIIKLSKFWGRIVLGAVVLFFIVRWFNIENFDLNEYTFNGIERIVPEFFLGILIGLLRFDFNISKNAASVIFAASVLALLTLTITDYKVDALCMLLFAGMIYSLSFPTYFDKLFNSKRMVYLGNISFAFYMFQLTAFYLFKPFQNYIGKLNVSGYISSPVELLILVLINLTMASLAFKYFEEPVRLYLLKKMIKK; encoded by the coding sequence ATGCTGAACAATTTAACAGGACTGAGATTCTATACTGCATTTTGGGTTTTCCTCTACCACTTTTGCGTTTATACCGGAGGATTGGATAATTTCTTCGTGAAGAAAGGCTATTTGGGTGTTGATATTTTCTTTGTGTTGAGTGGTTTTATTTTGACCTATGCTTATCATAAAAGCTTTATTTTGGAAAAAGTAACCTCAAAGAAATATTATAATTTTCTGGTTAAAAGATTTGCAAAAATCTATCCGCTTCAGATATTGACTTTTGTAATTGTTGGAGCGCTTTTGTTTGTTGGAAAATATGTTTTTCATCAAAAAGATCTGATTATAAGACCTGATCATATTGTTTCAAATCTCTTGATGATTCACGCCTGGAACATCAATGATGCATTGAGCTGGAACACACATTCCTGGAGTTTGTCAGATGAATGGTTTGCTTATCTGTTCCTATTCATTATAGCAGCTTTTATCATCAAATTGAGTAAATTTTGGGGCAGAATTGTTCTTGGTGCTGTTGTTCTTTTCTTTATTGTAAGATGGTTCAATATAGAGAATTTTGACCTTAATGAATATACTTTTAACGGAATCGAAAGGATTGTTCCTGAGTTTTTCCTGGGAATTTTAATAGGATTATTAAGATTTGATTTTAATATTTCGAAAAACGCAGCGAGTGTGATTTTTGCGGCTAGTGTTTTGGCTTTATTGACTCTTACAATCACAGATTACAAAGTTGATGCTTTGTGTATGTTGCTGTTTGCTGGGATGATTTATTCATTATCATTTCCAACGTATTTTGATAAGTTATTCAATTCAAAAAGGATGGTTTATCTGGGCAATATTTCTTTTGCTTTTTATATGTTTCAGCTAACGGCGTTTTATTTGTTCAAGCCGTTTCAAAACTATATCGGAAAACTGAATGTCTCAGGATATATTTCCAGTCCTGTAGAGTTGTTGATATTGGTTTTGATTAATTTGACGATGGCTTCTTTGGCTTTCAAATATTTTGAAGAACCGGTAAGATTGTATTTATTAAAAAAAATGATTAAAAAATAA